Proteins co-encoded in one Erinaceus europaeus chromosome 2, mEriEur2.1, whole genome shotgun sequence genomic window:
- the LOC132537060 gene encoding cuticle collagen 2-like has translation MSTQLSPIQIPPDIDWPSVLLVGLGACGTRPVLPVAAPCPVTGQKREKPGAEGDREGRRRRDTGRPASPRRPAHFRSRLRPRWFPPRQKEKRVRRQRVCGRVVPPAPPSTGSPHGRRLLPGESRPGSPHGAVSSPVSPDPGPRTAAVSSPVSPDLGSAPGARAAAAAPRAGGRATGGPAAPTPGETGGPAAPTPGETGGPAAPTPGETGGPAAPTPGETGGPAAPTPGRDRGSRGPESGRDRGSRGPDSGRDRGSRGPDSGRDRGSRGPDSGERPGVPRPRLRERPGVPRPRLCRHCAALSWASRGVMKVRRDRQTSALDRFHLGEKPC, from the exons ATGAGCACCCAGCTGTCTCCCATTCAG ATTCCTCCAGATATTGACTGGCCGTCGGTGTTACTGGTGGGGCTGGGCGCCTGTGGGACACGTCCAGTGCTCCCAGTGGCCGCCCCCTGCCCTGTAActggacagaagagagagaaaccgggAGCGGAAGGGGATCGGGAGGGaaggagacggagagacaccggCCGCCCCGCGTCACCGCGCCGGCCCGCCCACTTCCGGTCGCGGCTCCGGCCACGGTGGTTCCCCCCGCGGCAGAAGGAAAAGCGGGTCAGGCGGCAGCGGGTTTGCGGTCGTGTAGTGCCGCCCGCGCCGCCCTCGACCGGGTCCCCGCACGGCCGCCGTCTCCTCCCCGGTGAGTCCCGACCCGGGTCCCCGCACGGCGCCGTCTCCTCCCCGGTGAGTCCCGACCCGGGTCCCCGCACGGCCGCCGTCTCCTCCCCGGTGAGTCCCGACCTGGGCTCCGCACCCGGTGCCCGAGCCGCTGCTGCTGCTCCCCGGGCCGGAGGCCGTGCGACCGGGGGTCCCGCAGCCCCGACTCCGGGAGAGACCGGGGGTCCCGCGGCCCCGACTCCGGGAGAGACCGGGGGTCCCGCAGCCCCGACTCCGGGAGAGACCGGGGGTCCCGCGGCCCCGACTCCGGGAGAGACCGGGGGTCCCGCGGCCCCGACTCCGGGGAGAGACCGGGGGTCCCGCGGCCCCGAGTCCGGGAGAGACCGGGGGTCCCGCGGCCCCGACTCCGGGAGAGACCGGGGGTCCCGCGGCCCCGACTCCGGGAGAGACCGGGGGTCCCGCGGCCCCGACTCCGGGGAGAGACCGGGGGTCCCGCGGCCCCGACTCCGGGAGAGACCGGGGGTCCCGCGGCCCCGACTCTGCAGACACTGTGCAGCTCTCAGCTGGGCCTCACGGGGAGTGATGAAGGTTCGCAGAGACCGTCAGACGAGCGCGCTGGATAGATTTCACCTGGGGGAGAAGCCCTGCTGa